In the Hordeum vulgare subsp. vulgare chromosome 7H, MorexV3_pseudomolecules_assembly, whole genome shotgun sequence genome, one interval contains:
- the LOC123411826 gene encoding putative UPF0496 protein 2 — MWPFSSSPSSLAKSMFSVSTPDAMMDGSSSSSSSVSPAAPPPRSPLDVDEEYGRAFKSRSFLDLWSHAHRSFRQTFKLSSRPSTSLEMLDDGAAALDKEPSCSYTILDDFELEPRPEALARAAGRRHRRRRRWGCRRRRHHVEALLLEYFDVTRDACEACSALLAAVGAARRHHLVLRRLLHRLDVEGDGDDDNTTTATRDALVLHVREDNPLSPAGGRLDGFDEAHARCAPLSKRLAAARRRLRRLAKMAHFARCAAATAVVGASATAVVAAVVFAAHAVIGVGAAAAVAFCATSTRPVACRTNAVKKLAGRLHGRRRRWHARAGEAAVDAAARGAYIVGRDLDTVSRMVRRAHDELEHGRDMARIAVSGHGERPLLQEVAREEEECGEDLRSQLEELEEHACLCLITINRSRRMVAQEMERPGSPSGTATSQD, encoded by the exons ATGTGGCCCTTTTCATCGTCTCCTTCTTCATTGGCTAAATCCATGTTTAGCGTCAGCACTC CGGACGCCATGATGGACGGGAGCAGCagctcgtcgtcgtcggtgtctccGGCGGCGCCGCCGCCGCGCAGCCCGCTCGACGTCGACGAGGAGTACGGCCGCGCGTTCAAGTCCAGGTCCTTCCTCGACCTCTGGTCGCACGCGCACCGCAGCTTCAGGCAGACATTCAAGCTCTCGTCCAGGCCCAGCACCAGCCTCGAAATGCTCGACGACGGCGCTGCGGCCCTGGATAAGGAGCCGTCGTGCTCCTACACAATTCTCGACGATTTCGAGCTGGAGCCGAGACCGGAGGCGCTCGCCCGGGCCGCTGGGCGTCGGCACCGGCGCCGGCGTCGGTGGgggtgccgccgccgccgccaccacgtggAGGCGCTCCTGCTGGAGTACTTCGACGTGACGAGGGACGCCTGCGAGGCGTGCTCCGCGCTGCTCGCCGCCGTGGGAGCCGCGCGCAGGCACCACCTCGTGCTCCGCCGCCTGCTCCACCGCCTGGACGTCGAAGGtgacggcgacgatgacaacACTACCACTGCCACGAGGGACGCCCTTGTGCTGCACGTCCGCGAGGATAACCCGCTCTCGCCGGCCGGTGGCCGGCTCGACGGGTTCGACGAGGCGCACGCGCGCTGCGCCCCGCTCTCCAAGCGCCTCGCCGCGGCGCGCCGCCGGCTGAGGAGGCTCGCCAAGATGGCGCACTTCGCGCGGTGCGCGGCCGCGACCGCAGTCGTCGGCGCGTCGGCCACGGCCGTGGTGGCCGCGGTGGTGTTCGCCGCGCACGCTGTCATCGGCGTGGGCGCGGCCGCGGCGGTGGCCTTCTGCGCCACTAGCACCAGGCCCGTGGCATGCCGGACGAACGCCGTCAAAAAGCTGGCCGGCCGCCTCCAtggcaggcggcggcggtggcacgCGCGCGCGGGTGAGGCGGCAGTGgacgcggcggcgcggggagcgTACATCGTGGGGCGCGACCTGGACACGGTGAGCCGCATGGTGCGGCGCGCGCACGACGAGCTGGAGCACGGGCGCGACATGGCGCGCATCGCGGTGTCCGGGCACGGCGAGCGGCCGCTGCTGCAGGAGGtggcgcgggaggaggaggagtgcgggGAGGACCTGAGGTCTCAGCTGGAGGAGCTGGAGGAGCACGCCTGCCTCTGCCTCATCACCATCAACCGCAGCCGGAGGATGGTGGCGCAAGAGATGGAGCGCCCCGGGTCGCCGTCAGGGACGGCGACGTCCCAAGATTAA
- the LOC123410448 gene encoding basic blue protein-like: protein MPPSHWCRRLLAVALVSMLLVLWRPTEAAEYPVGDGINGWDTGTNYASWAQNRAFATGDVLVFEYVKSQHNVYEVTEAAYRTCDASAAGAVLATYDTGFDKVPLPEARSYWFICEIPGHCMGGMKLAVNVPAGPPGGGAPAPDAPPSPSAGAACRSSWVSWAAGLVVLGAVHVLVN, encoded by the exons ATGCCGCCGTCTCACTGGTGCCGCCGGCTGCTGGCGGTGGCCCTGGTCTCCATGCTGCTGGTTCTTTGGCGGCCGACCGAAGCGGCCGAGTACCCGGTCGGCGACGGCATCAACGGCTGGGACACCGGCACCAACTACGCCTCCTGGGCGCAGAACCGCGCCTTCGCCACCGGCGACGTGCTAG TGTTCGAGTACGTCAAGAGCCAGCACAACGTGTACGAGGTGACGGAGGCCGCGTACCGGACGTGCGACGCCTCCGCCGCCGGCGCCGTGCTCGCCACCTACGACACCGGCTTCGACAAGGTCCCGCTCCCGGAGGCCAGGAGCTACTGGTTCATCTGCGAGATCCCCGGCCACTGCATGGGCGGCATGAAGCTCGCCGTCAACGTCCCCGCCGGGCCTCCCGGAGGCGGTGCACCGGCGCCCGACGCGCCGCCGTCCCCGTCGGCCGGCGCGGCCTGCCGGAGCAGCTGGGTGTCCTGGGCCGCCGGCTTGGTCGTGCTCGGCGCAGTGCACGTCTTGGTCAACTGA